From Roseburia hominis, the proteins below share one genomic window:
- a CDS encoding DNA-directed RNA polymerase subunit beta: MEKNRIRPITTGKSMRMSYSRQKEVLQMPNLIEVQKDSYQWFLDKGLNEVFDDISPITDYSGNLSLDFVDFKLCEDEVKYSIDECKKRDATYAAPLKVRVRLRNKETDEINEHEIFMGDLPLMTKTGTFVINGAERVIVSQLVRSPGIYYAITHDKIGKELYSCTVIPNRGAWLEYETDSNDVFYVRVDRTRKVPITVLIRALGVGTNAEILELFGEEPKILASFSKDTAENYQEGLLELYKKIRPGEPLAVDSAESLITSMFFDPRRYDLAKVGRYKFNKKLLLRNRICGQVLADDVVSAITGEVVAEKGIAVTRELADAIQNAAVPYVWIEREEGERDIKVLSSMMVDLRAVVDIDPKEVGVTELVYYPVLASILEETGGDIDEMKDAIRRNIHELIPKHITKEDIFASINYNMHLEYGMGNDDDIDHLGNRRIRSVGELLQNQYRIGLSRLERVVRERMTTQDLEGISPQSLINIKPVTAAVKEFFGSSQLSQFMDQNNPLGELTHKRRLSALGPGGLSRERAGFEVRDVHYSHYGRMCPIETPEGPNIGLINSLACYARINEYGFVEAPYRKIDKTDPKNPVVTDEVVYMTADEEDNYHVAQANEALDAEGHFIRKNVSGRYREETQEYERSMFDYMDVSPKMVFSVATALIPFLENDDANRALMGSNMQRQAVPLLMTEAPVVGTGMEVKSAVDSGVCIVAEQGGVVERSTSSEIVIKQDDKTRKSYKLTKFLRSNQSNCYNQRPIVVKGERVEEGQVIADGPSTSNGEMALGKNPLIGFMTWEGYNYEDAVLLSERLVQEDVYTSVHIEEYEAESRDTKLGPEEITRDIPGVGDDALKDLDERGIIRIGAEVRAGDILVGKVTPKGETELTAEERLLRAIFGEKAREVRDTSLKVPHGEYGIVVEAKVFTRENGDELSPGVNQAVRIYIAQKRKISVGDKMAGRHGNKGVVSRVLPVEDMPFLPNGRPLDIVLNPLGVPSRMNIGQVLEIHLSLAAKALGFNVATPVFDGANENDIMDTLDLANDYVNLSWEEFEAKHKEELLPEVMEYLYENRDHRELWKGVPISRDGKVRLRDGRTGEYFDSPVTIGHMHYLKLHHLVDDKIHARSTGPYSLVTQQPLGGKAQFGGQRFGEMEVWALEAYGASYTLQEILTMKSDDVVGRVKTYEAIIKGENIPEPGIPESFKVLLKELQSLGLDVRVLRDDNTEVEIMESSDYGDTNLNHIIEGDRRYQDREDYGKHGYSQQEFEDGELVDIEEEPDDDDLDFDDGYDDGDIPDYDDDMDLE; this comes from the coding sequence ATGGAGAAAAACAGAATTCGTCCCATCACAACCGGAAAAAGCATGCGCATGAGTTATTCCAGACAAAAAGAAGTGCTCCAAATGCCGAACCTGATCGAAGTTCAGAAGGATTCCTACCAGTGGTTCCTGGACAAAGGATTAAATGAAGTGTTTGATGACATTTCGCCGATTACTGATTACAGCGGTAATCTGAGCCTGGATTTCGTGGATTTTAAATTGTGCGAAGACGAGGTGAAGTACTCAATCGACGAGTGCAAGAAGAGGGATGCAACTTATGCAGCCCCGCTTAAGGTGCGTGTGAGACTTCGCAATAAGGAAACAGATGAGATTAATGAACATGAGATATTCATGGGTGATTTGCCTTTGATGACCAAGACAGGCACTTTCGTAATTAATGGTGCGGAGCGTGTTATCGTAAGTCAGCTGGTACGTTCGCCCGGTATTTATTATGCGATCACGCATGACAAGATTGGTAAAGAGTTATATTCCTGTACAGTTATTCCGAACCGAGGCGCATGGCTGGAATACGAGACAGACTCCAATGACGTTTTCTATGTAAGAGTTGATAGAACAAGGAAGGTGCCGATCACGGTTTTGATTCGTGCGCTTGGCGTGGGAACCAATGCGGAGATTCTGGAATTGTTCGGTGAAGAGCCGAAGATTCTTGCAAGTTTTTCCAAGGACACTGCTGAGAATTATCAGGAAGGTCTGTTAGAGCTGTATAAAAAGATCCGTCCGGGTGAGCCGCTGGCAGTGGATAGTGCGGAGAGCCTGATCACCAGCATGTTCTTTGACCCGAGACGTTATGATCTTGCCAAGGTCGGACGTTACAAATTTAATAAGAAGCTCCTTCTCAGAAACCGTATCTGCGGACAGGTACTGGCTGATGATGTGGTAAGTGCTATCACCGGTGAAGTGGTAGCCGAAAAAGGCATAGCTGTTACCAGAGAACTGGCAGATGCGATTCAGAATGCGGCCGTACCGTATGTATGGATCGAGCGTGAAGAGGGAGAACGCGATATCAAAGTGCTGTCAAGCATGATGGTAGATTTGAGAGCAGTTGTGGATATTGACCCGAAGGAAGTGGGCGTGACAGAGCTTGTATATTATCCGGTACTGGCTTCTATTTTGGAGGAGACAGGCGGAGATATCGATGAGATGAAAGACGCGATCCGCAGAAATATCCATGAACTGATTCCGAAGCACATTACGAAGGAAGATATTTTTGCTTCCATTAACTATAACATGCATCTGGAATATGGCATGGGAAATGATGATGATATTGACCATTTGGGAAACCGTCGTATTCGTTCCGTGGGAGAACTTCTGCAGAACCAGTACAGAATCGGTCTGTCCAGATTGGAGAGAGTGGTAAGAGAGAGAATGACGACCCAGGATCTGGAAGGAATCTCTCCGCAGTCTCTGATCAACATCAAACCGGTAACAGCGGCAGTGAAGGAATTCTTTGGTTCCTCTCAGCTGTCCCAGTTCATGGACCAGAACAACCCGCTTGGCGAGCTTACTCACAAGAGACGTCTGTCCGCACTTGGACCGGGCGGTCTGTCAAGAGAGAGAGCCGGATTCGAGGTTCGTGACGTACATTATTCCCACTACGGAAGAATGTGCCCGATCGAGACTCCTGAGGGACCGAACATTGGTCTTATCAACTCTCTGGCATGTTACGCGAGAATTAACGAGTACGGATTCGTGGAGGCTCCGTACCGAAAGATAGATAAGACAGATCCGAAGAATCCGGTGGTTACAGACGAAGTAGTCTACATGACCGCAGACGAAGAGGACAATTACCATGTAGCACAGGCGAACGAGGCGCTTGACGCGGAAGGACATTTTATCCGTAAGAACGTATCCGGTCGTTATCGCGAAGAGACACAGGAATATGAGAGAAGTATGTTCGATTACATGGACGTTTCTCCGAAGATGGTGTTCTCCGTTGCGACAGCCCTGATCCCGTTTCTGGAGAACGACGACGCGAACCGTGCGCTGATGGGATCGAACATGCAGCGTCAGGCCGTACCGCTTCTGATGACCGAGGCTCCCGTTGTAGGAACCGGTATGGAAGTGAAATCAGCGGTCGACTCCGGCGTATGTATCGTGGCAGAGCAGGGAGGTGTGGTAGAGCGCTCTACTTCCTCTGAGATTGTGATCAAACAGGATGATAAGACAAGAAAATCATATAAACTGACCAAGTTCCTTAGAAGTAACCAGAGCAACTGCTACAATCAGAGACCGATCGTAGTAAAGGGCGAGCGTGTGGAAGAAGGACAGGTCATTGCAGACGGACCGTCTACTTCTAACGGAGAGATGGCTCTGGGCAAGAACCCGCTGATCGGATTTATGACCTGGGAGGGTTATAACTACGAGGATGCGGTACTGTTAAGCGAGAGACTGGTACAGGAAGATGTCTACACTTCCGTACACATTGAAGAATACGAGGCAGAGTCCCGTGATACCAAGCTGGGACCGGAGGAGATCACCCGCGATATCCCCGGCGTGGGAGACGATGCGCTGAAAGATCTTGACGAGAGAGGTATTATCCGTATTGGCGCTGAGGTGCGTGCCGGAGATATCCTGGTAGGTAAGGTAACTCCGAAGGGAGAGACTGAGCTGACAGCAGAGGAGAGACTACTCCGTGCGATCTTCGGTGAGAAGGCGCGGGAGGTAAGAGATACTTCCCTTAAGGTTCCCCATGGAGAATACGGTATCGTTGTAGAGGCCAAGGTATTTACCAGAGAGAACGGCGACGAGCTGTCTCCGGGAGTGAATCAGGCAGTGCGTATCTACATCGCACAGAAGAGAAAGATCTCCGTAGGTGACAAGATGGCCGGCCGTCATGGTAACAAGGGTGTTGTTTCCCGTGTGCTTCCGGTAGAGGATATGCCGTTCTTGCCGAACGGACGTCCGCTTGACATCGTGCTGAACCCGCTGGGCGTGCCTTCCCGTATGAATATCGGACAGGTACTTGAGATTCACTTAAGCCTTGCTGCAAAAGCACTTGGATTTAACGTTGCAACGCCGGTATTTGACGGTGCGAACGAGAATGATATCATGGATACTCTGGACCTGGCAAATGACTATGTCAACCTGTCATGGGAAGAGTTTGAAGCGAAGCATAAAGAAGAACTTCTCCCGGAGGTAATGGAATACCTCTATGAGAACAGAGATCACAGAGAACTCTGGAAGGGCGTGCCGATTTCCAGAGATGGTAAGGTCCGCCTGCGTGACGGACGTACCGGCGAGTATTTTGACAGCCCGGTAACGATCGGACACATGCATTACCTGAAACTGCATCATCTGGTAGACGATAAGATCCATGCGCGTTCTACCGGTCCGTACTCTCTGGTTACACAGCAGCCGCTGGGTGGTAAAGCACAGTTCGGTGGTCAGCGTTTCGGTGAGATGGAGGTATGGGCGCTGGAGGCCTATGGTGCATCCTACACCTTGCAGGAGATCCTGACCATGAAGTCCGACGACGTGGTAGGACGTGTGAAGACCTAC
- the rplL gene encoding 50S ribosomal protein L7/L12 — translation MAKLTTAEFIEAIKELSVLELNELVKACEEEFGVSAAAGVVVAAAGADAPAEEEKTEFDVELVAAGASKVKVIKVVREITGLGLKEAKALVDEAPKTVKEAVSKAEAEEIKAKLEAEGAEVNVK, via the coding sequence ATGGCAAAATTAACAACAGCAGAATTTATTGAAGCTATCAAAGAATTATCTGTATTAGAATTAAATGAATTAGTTAAAGCATGTGAAGAAGAATTTGGTGTATCTGCAGCAGCAGGCGTTGTAGTTGCAGCAGCAGGCGCAGACGCTCCGGCAGAAGAAGAAAAGACTGAATTCGATGTTGAATTAGTAGCAGCAGGCGCTTCTAAGGTTAAAGTAATCAAAGTTGTTCGTGAGATTACCGGACTTGGACTTAAGGAAGCTAAGGCACTCGTTGACGAGGCTCCGAAGACAGTTAAAGAGGCTGTTTCCAAGGCAGAGGCTGAGGAGATCAAGGCTAAACTTGAAGCTGAGGGTGCAGAAGTTAACGTTAAGTAA
- the rplJ gene encoding 50S ribosomal protein L10 — MAKVELKQPIVQAIVDDITDAQSIVLVDYRGLTVAEDTELRKQLREAGVIYKVCKNTMMKRAFEGTDFAQLDEYLEGPNAIAISKDDATAPARIICKFAKTAKALEVKAGVVEGSVYDADGVNALSQIPSREELLSKLLGSLQSPITNLARVLNQIAEQNGAPAEAAEAVEEAPAAE; from the coding sequence GTGGCAAAAGTTGAATTAAAACAACCAATCGTACAGGCAATCGTGGATGATATCACAGACGCTCAGTCAATCGTGCTGGTTGACTACCGCGGATTAACTGTTGCAGAAGATACAGAACTTCGTAAACAGTTAAGAGAAGCTGGTGTGATCTACAAAGTCTGCAAAAACACAATGATGAAGAGAGCTTTTGAAGGAACAGATTTTGCACAGCTTGACGAATATCTGGAAGGACCGAACGCTATCGCTATTTCTAAAGACGATGCAACGGCTCCGGCAAGAATCATCTGCAAGTTCGCAAAGACAGCTAAGGCTCTTGAAGTAAAAGCTGGTGTGGTTGAAGGCTCAGTTTACGATGCTGACGGCGTGAATGCATTATCACAGATTCCGTCCAGAGAAGAACTCTTGTCCAAATTACTTGGAAGCTTACAGTCACCGATCACCAACCTGGCCCGCGTTCTTAATCAGATCGCAGAACAGAACGGCGCTCCGGCTGAGGCAGCAGAGGCTGTAGAGGAAGCTCCGGCAGCTGAGTAA
- the rplA gene encoding 50S ribosomal protein L1, with protein MKRGKKYVENAKQVDRSVLYDKAEAIALVKKCANAKFDETIEAHVRTGCDGRHADQQIRGAVVLPHGTGKKVRILVFAKDAKAEEAKAAGADYVGGAELVPKIQNENWFEFDVVVATPDMMGIVGRLGRVLGPKGLMPNPKAGTVTMDVTKAINDIKAGKIEYRLDKTNIIHVPLGKASFTEEQLADNFQTLMDAINKARPAAVKGQFLKSVTLTSTMGPGVKLNPMKLV; from the coding sequence ATGAAAAGAGGAAAGAAATATGTAGAGAACGCAAAACAGGTGGACAGAAGCGTTCTTTATGATAAAGCAGAAGCAATCGCACTGGTTAAGAAGTGTGCGAATGCTAAATTTGACGAAACAATCGAAGCTCATGTCAGAACAGGCTGTGACGGACGTCACGCTGACCAGCAGATCCGTGGCGCAGTTGTACTGCCGCACGGAACCGGTAAAAAAGTTCGTATCCTTGTATTTGCTAAGGATGCTAAGGCTGAGGAAGCTAAAGCAGCAGGAGCAGATTACGTAGGCGGAGCTGAACTGGTACCGAAGATCCAGAATGAGAACTGGTTCGAATTTGATGTTGTTGTTGCTACACCGGACATGATGGGTATCGTAGGACGTCTGGGACGTGTACTTGGACCGAAGGGCTTAATGCCGAACCCGAAGGCTGGTACCGTAACCATGGATGTTACCAAAGCAATCAACGATATCAAAGCTGGTAAGATTGAGTACAGATTGGATAAGACCAACATTATCCACGTGCCATTAGGAAAAGCTTCTTTCACTGAAGAGCAGTTAGCGGACAACTTCCAGACGCTTATGGACGCTATTAATAAAGCAAGACCGGCAGCAGTAAAAGGTCAGTTCTTAAAGAGTGTGACCCTTACTTCTACAATGGGACCGGGCGTGAAGCTCAACCCGATGAAGCTGGTTTAA
- the rplK gene encoding 50S ribosomal protein L11, which produces MAKKVSGYIKLQIPAGKATPAPPVGPALGQHGVNIVEFTKQFNARTADQGDLIIPVVITVYSDRSFSFITKTPPAAVLIKKACGLKSGSGVPNKTKVAKITKAQVKEIAELKLPDLNAASVEAAMSMIEGTCRSMGVTVVE; this is translated from the coding sequence ATGGCAAAAAAAGTTTCAGGTTATATCAAATTACAGATTCCGGCCGGAAAGGCAACTCCGGCACCACCGGTTGGTCCGGCACTTGGACAGCACGGTGTAAATATCGTTGAATTTACGAAGCAGTTCAACGCAAGAACAGCAGACCAGGGCGACCTGATCATTCCTGTTGTTATCACTGTTTACAGTGACAGAAGCTTCAGCTTCATCACAAAGACACCGCCGGCAGCAGTTCTGATCAAGAAGGCATGTGGCCTTAAGTCCGGTTCAGGCGTACCGAACAAGACCAAAGTTGCAAAGATCACCAAAGCTCAGGTAAAAGAGATCGCAGAGCTTAAACTGCCGGATCTGAACGCAGCATCCGTAGAGGCAGCCATGAGCATGATCGAAGGAACCTGCCGAAGCATGGGCGTAACTGTTGTAGAGTAG
- the nusG gene encoding transcription termination/antitermination protein NusG, producing MAEAKWYVVHTYSGYENKVKANIDKTIENRHLEEEILEVRVPMQEVVELKNGVQKAAQKKLFPGYVLIHMIMNDDTWYVVRNTRGVTGFVGPGSKPVPLTEAEMEPLGIHKENIVVAYEEGDTVTVTAGAWEGTVGVVQSINPQKQSLTINVELFGRETPVEISFAEVKKM from the coding sequence ATGGCAGAAGCAAAATGGTATGTGGTTCATACCTATTCCGGGTATGAGAACAAAGTAAAGGCAAACATTGACAAGACGATCGAGAACCGCCATCTGGAAGAAGAGATTCTTGAGGTGCGCGTACCGATGCAGGAAGTCGTGGAACTGAAGAACGGGGTGCAGAAGGCTGCGCAGAAGAAGCTGTTCCCGGGCTATGTTCTGATTCATATGATCATGAATGACGATACCTGGTACGTTGTCCGCAATACCAGAGGCGTGACAGGCTTCGTAGGTCCCGGGTCCAAACCTGTTCCGCTTACGGAAGCTGAGATGGAACCGCTTGGTATCCACAAAGAGAATATAGTCGTTGCTTATGAGGAAGGCGATACCGTAACGGTTACTGCCGGAGCCTGGGAAGGCACAGTCGGTGTTGTCCAGTCTATTAATCCACAGAAGCAGAGCCTGACGATCAATGTTGAACTGTTCGGCCGCGAAACGCCGGTAGAAATCAGTTTCGCAGAAGTCAAAAAAATGTAG
- the secE gene encoding preprotein translocase subunit SecE, whose product MGDSKETSKTPFFKGLKAEFKKIIWPDKTTLAKQTAAVVSVSVILGAIITIADILVKFGIDLLVR is encoded by the coding sequence ATGGGAGATTCTAAAGAAACGAGCAAGACGCCTTTTTTCAAAGGACTGAAAGCAGAGTTTAAGAAGATAATCTGGCCAGACAAAACCACACTTGCCAAGCAGACGGCGGCAGTCGTATCCGTTTCCGTTATTTTAGGGGCTATCATCACGATCGCTGATATCCTTGTGAAATTCGGAATTGATTTATTGGTTAGATAA
- the rpmG gene encoding 50S ribosomal protein L33, whose product MRTRITLECTECKHRNYNMTKDKKSHPERMETKKYCRFCKSHTVHKETK is encoded by the coding sequence GTGCGTACAAGAATTACTCTGGAATGTACAGAATGCAAACATCGTAACTACAACATGACGAAGGATAAGAAATCTCATCCTGAGCGTATGGAGACGAAGAAGTATTGTAGATTCTGCAAATCACACACAGTGCACAAAGAGACGAAATAG
- a CDS encoding MATE family efflux transporter translates to MNETFMKEKPILPLITSMALPMVISMLVNSLYNIVDSFFVAKISEDAMTALSLVFPVQNFVSAVAIGFGIGINAVIAFYLGADDEEKANITAVHGLVLSLTHGIVMMIGSIAVMPAFLGRFTSAEQVVDLGMKYSRIVFAFSPVLALCLYFEKVFQAVGKMKVGMVSMLAGCITNIILDPIMIFGLGPFPAMGISGAALATGIGQVVSTAVHLVVYTARPIRVRIRKKYFVRNGGIDRKLYAIGVPAILNLALPSVLISAFNAILSEYSQIYVVILGIYYKLQTFLYLPASGIIQGMRPVIGYNYGAGEKKRVKQIYYMTIGLCGAIMAVGTVICLAIPGQLIGLFTENQETILAGQTALRIISAGFIISAVSVTASGALEGLGKGAPSLAISLSRYIVVIIPVAFALSRIWGPVGAWNAFWITEVVTAGVAFAVMRLQIK, encoded by the coding sequence ATGAATGAAACGTTTATGAAAGAGAAGCCGATCTTACCGCTCATTACGTCCATGGCGCTTCCGATGGTAATATCGATGCTCGTGAATTCTTTATACAATATTGTCGACAGCTTTTTCGTGGCGAAGATCAGCGAGGACGCGATGACTGCGCTTTCTTTGGTCTTCCCGGTCCAGAATTTTGTGAGTGCGGTGGCGATCGGTTTTGGAATAGGAATCAACGCAGTGATCGCATTTTATCTGGGGGCGGATGATGAGGAGAAGGCAAATATCACGGCAGTACACGGGCTGGTGCTGTCTCTGACACACGGAATCGTGATGATGATAGGTTCTATTGCGGTGATGCCTGCATTTCTCGGAAGATTTACATCGGCGGAGCAGGTGGTGGATCTTGGAATGAAATATTCAAGAATCGTCTTTGCATTTTCTCCGGTACTTGCATTATGTCTGTATTTTGAGAAGGTCTTTCAGGCAGTAGGAAAGATGAAGGTCGGTATGGTGAGTATGCTGGCAGGGTGTATTACAAATATTATTTTGGATCCGATCATGATTTTTGGGCTCGGTCCATTCCCGGCTATGGGAATCAGCGGGGCGGCGCTTGCTACCGGAATCGGTCAGGTGGTGTCGACCGCTGTTCACCTGGTCGTCTATACGGCGCGTCCGATTCGCGTGCGGATCAGGAAAAAATATTTCGTGCGAAACGGGGGGATTGACAGGAAGCTCTATGCGATCGGGGTACCGGCGATTTTGAATCTGGCGCTTCCGTCCGTATTGATCTCGGCTTTTAATGCGATCCTTTCTGAATATTCGCAGATTTATGTAGTGATCCTGGGGATTTACTATAAGCTGCAGACATTCCTCTATCTGCCGGCAAGCGGGATTATCCAGGGCATGCGCCCGGTGATCGGTTACAATTACGGCGCGGGAGAGAAAAAGAGGGTAAAACAGATCTATTATATGACGATTGGGCTGTGCGGTGCGATCATGGCGGTGGGAACGGTGATCTGTCTTGCGATTCCGGGGCAGCTGATCGGTCTGTTCACGGAGAATCAGGAGACGATTCTGGCGGGACAGACGGCACTGCGGATCATCAGCGCCGGATTTATTATTTCTGCGGTTTCCGTGACCGCTTCCGGTGCGCTTGAAGGGCTCGGAAAAGGGGCGCCGTCTCTGGCAATTTCACTGTCACGGTATATTGTGGTCATTATCCCGGTGGCGTTTGCGTTAAGCAGAATCTGGGGACCTGTGGGGGCCTGGAATGCGTTCTGGATCACTGAGGTAGTGACGGCAGGAGTCGCGTTTGCGGTGATGCGTTTGCAGATAAAATAA
- a CDS encoding PucR family transcriptional regulator: MGIALYQLLAQEFFKDFYIVAGRKGISKEVQGVAVMDAPDALRWTKGKELIITSGYALSKEPHCLEQNFLEGTAQLSAGLMIKRGRYIDTIPEHVIALFDKYDVPLISMPFEIAFMEVINQVNVAVMNQAFKRFRIQNDSVFQLTNLSFKERKIKKILQAVEAEMSFPAFLYDVNEESSYYSSANFRRISESFHLRDEDYWKPSMEYTRHTLCEHMHMIRYRLIDPKNPDGPRISWVLIPIIMNDVTQAFFVVMESKEFLDYCDEYSIRIAFLELQSVYEQIMVAQSVGNIGFENFILFALNYDEEDKERLIYQASQHGISMSKKYICMLFSQTGDETVNARDERKNFVRAFQDSGVSKYGKMAFLDESNGLILWDIQEKSTCSLEYLSGLLEEFRQKIKEKCGGMELEFAIYREESNLLSLKKSVQRCQKVLKMGRQLFPQNRIWDYEMLGPYAWFDIQEEELEVMLSQYRLLMQDEKNRELLKTLKVYLENNMNYSVTAEKMYVHINTIRKRISRLREILDLPLEDRIARLKVEMLLQFLNL; this comes from the coding sequence ATGGGAATAGCATTGTATCAACTATTGGCGCAGGAATTTTTTAAGGATTTTTATATTGTGGCGGGAAGAAAGGGAATATCCAAGGAGGTGCAGGGAGTTGCGGTCATGGACGCACCCGACGCGCTCAGGTGGACGAAAGGGAAGGAACTGATCATAACTTCGGGGTATGCCCTGTCAAAGGAACCGCACTGTCTGGAGCAGAATTTCCTGGAGGGAACGGCACAGTTATCGGCCGGGCTGATGATAAAAAGAGGGCGTTATATCGATACGATTCCGGAGCACGTCATTGCGCTCTTTGATAAGTACGATGTGCCGCTGATCAGTATGCCCTTTGAGATCGCGTTTATGGAAGTCATCAATCAGGTAAATGTGGCTGTGATGAACCAGGCATTTAAGCGGTTTCGTATTCAGAATGACAGTGTGTTTCAGCTTACGAATCTGAGTTTTAAGGAAAGAAAGATCAAAAAGATCCTGCAGGCGGTGGAAGCGGAGATGAGTTTCCCGGCGTTTCTGTACGATGTAAATGAGGAAAGCTCCTACTATAGTTCGGCTAATTTCAGGAGGATTTCGGAGTCCTTTCATCTGAGAGACGAGGATTACTGGAAGCCTTCTATGGAGTATACCAGGCATACCTTGTGCGAGCATATGCATATGATCCGGTATCGGCTGATCGATCCGAAGAATCCCGATGGTCCCAGAATCAGCTGGGTGCTGATTCCGATTATCATGAACGATGTGACGCAGGCGTTTTTTGTGGTAATGGAGTCGAAGGAGTTTCTGGATTATTGTGACGAGTATTCTATACGGATTGCCTTTCTGGAGCTGCAATCCGTATATGAACAGATTATGGTCGCGCAAAGCGTTGGGAATATCGGGTTTGAGAACTTTATATTGTTCGCACTGAATTATGATGAGGAAGACAAAGAAAGGCTGATTTATCAGGCGAGCCAGCATGGGATATCCATGTCTAAAAAGTATATCTGCATGTTGTTTTCCCAGACCGGGGATGAGACGGTAAACGCCCGGGATGAGCGGAAGAATTTTGTGCGGGCGTTTCAGGACAGCGGCGTTTCCAAATACGGGAAGATGGCATTTCTTGACGAAAGTAACGGCCTGATCCTTTGGGATATTCAGGAAAAATCTACTTGCAGTCTGGAATATTTAAGCGGTCTTCTGGAAGAGTTCAGGCAGAAGATAAAAGAAAAATGCGGCGGTATGGAGCTGGAGTTTGCTATTTACCGTGAGGAGAGCAATCTGCTGTCCCTGAAAAAGAGTGTGCAGAGGTGCCAGAAGGTGCTGAAGATGGGACGACAGTTGTTTCCGCAGAATCGGATCTGGGATTATGAGATGCTGGGACCTTATGCGTGGTTCGACATCCAGGAGGAGGAACTGGAAGTTATGCTGAGCCAGTACCGTCTGCTAATGCAGGACGAGAAGAACAGAGAGCTTTTGAAGACGCTGAAGGTGTATTTGGAAAATAATATGAATTACAGCGTCACGGCGGAGAAAATGTATGTTCATATCAACACGATCCGAAAAAGAATCAGCAGATTAAGGGAGATCCTTGATCTGCCGTTAGAGGATCGGATTGCCAGGCTTAAGGTTGAGATGCTGCTGCAATTCCTGAATTTGTAG